Proteins encoded within one genomic window of Solidesulfovibrio sp.:
- the cpaB gene encoding Flp pilus assembly protein CpaB, with protein sequence MKSKAMPHLIVAVILAVVAGLLTIRWLSSVRGPSQPVAPATAVKKIDVLVAARSVPKGARLDAGMVRLKDFDADAAPLGALRDAAEAVGRVTAREISQDDPITPDKLLPKGATGGGLETVVEPGRRALTVKGTKIMGSGGHITPGSRVDVLVTYSQPGKTDDKVNKVILENVLVLTAGAELEAKRGKDGREELSNTDFFTLMVTPEEAERLALAADLGSMHLALRKPGDDDVVATPGADVAKSLEAFAAAPPAPVVEPEVPPEDAAVTIEIIRGTERERVKLDELGAAPSKEKQHGQP encoded by the coding sequence ATGAAGTCCAAGGCGATGCCGCACCTGATTGTGGCCGTGATCCTGGCCGTGGTGGCCGGATTGCTGACCATCCGCTGGCTGTCCTCGGTGCGCGGCCCGTCCCAGCCCGTCGCGCCGGCCACGGCCGTGAAAAAAATCGACGTGCTGGTGGCCGCCAGGAGCGTGCCCAAGGGGGCGCGCCTGGACGCCGGCATGGTGCGGCTCAAGGACTTCGACGCCGACGCCGCGCCGCTGGGGGCGTTGCGCGATGCCGCGGAGGCGGTGGGGCGCGTCACGGCCCGGGAGATTTCCCAGGACGACCCCATCACCCCGGACAAGCTGTTGCCCAAGGGCGCCACCGGCGGGGGCCTGGAGACCGTGGTCGAGCCCGGCCGTCGGGCGCTGACCGTCAAGGGCACGAAAATCATGGGCTCCGGCGGCCACATCACCCCCGGCAGCCGCGTCGACGTGCTGGTGACCTACTCCCAGCCCGGAAAAACCGACGACAAGGTCAACAAGGTCATCCTGGAAAACGTCCTGGTCCTGACCGCCGGCGCCGAACTCGAGGCCAAGCGCGGCAAGGACGGCCGCGAGGAACTGTCCAACACCGATTTCTTCACGCTCATGGTCACGCCCGAGGAGGCCGAGCGCCTGGCCCTGGCCGCCGACCTCGGCAGCATGCACCTGGCCCTGCGCAAGCCCGGCGACGACGACGTGGTGGCCACCCCGGGCGCGGATGTGGCCAAGAGCCTGGAAGCCTTCGCCGCCGCGCCCCCGGCGCCCGTGGTCGAACCCGAAGTGCCGCCCGAGGACGCCGCCGTCACCATCGAGATCATCCGGGGCACCGAGCGCGAGCGCGTGAAACTCGACGAACTGGGCGCCGCGCCGTCAAAGGAGAAGCAGCATGGCCAGCCGTAG
- a CDS encoding UvrD-helicase domain-containing protein: MLIQVKASAGSGKTHALTERFISLALRSGSRLPRACADSLEHGYALPEILAVTFTNKAAAEMRERVLSRLKTMALGLGGADAAQRGKARDELEDLLVHAERLNIRTIDSLLFLLARIFALELGLRPDFEPAFDMDDILSDLYDRLAARLPEDPALARGFGEAAAALLREASGFFPLRRFRERARAVAGKLLAEPFAGAPAEAEALRLGLERRLGALSLAAGGLLTALDTAGLKADSRFLTFLRRCRDADQADAPPRSAYVAKPGLADCLLKASRDAVPPGLDALFAALRAAHGRCARDLPVLRAAMAATPFIALAERFAADFPAYLTQMRVLPHVLWPRLVAARLAGDQGVPDAWCRLGAGLAHMLIDEFQDTAGEQWGVLRLLAAECLARGGSLYLVGDVKQAIYGWRGGDAALFDAAPADPELARMTDDVVKTTLPINWRSAPEVVETNNRFFGALADPDTAGRVAEALLGPALGPAAPELARSLARAFADAGQRLPADRPPVPGHVRVTALPADSIAAYEEAAREELLRLLAEELVPRHGHGGVAVLTRSNTQATRVASWLVGAGLPVVTENSLRLADHPLIRQLAAMLAFLDYPPDNLSFFAFVSGRELFGDLAGISREELADWLATLPGRGSLSLAFAARFPDPWQRLVRPFLRQTGLAGPYDLLREIVAGYRLLERRPGDEAFLRRFLEIAHLAESRGHGSISAFLDFWNTLGDDEKVPQPENVGAVRIMTIHKAKGLQFPAVVVPFHHFPGRSGEAPLVAATVEEGQVLVPDQAGLGPDHARRRAGELAEQVHLLYVAWTRPEAELHAFVPRRGKLREERYPLARALGVLFAAFGQDPADGDPIRVGAPGTTPAPPPAACPVPDETDTAEAPAAAPPEPLAVGEPMAWLPRLRVYRNVADDVRRSLFSGEKRRGELAHLAAELFVKKGFDPADPGPAARAAALSALGNERLAAAARREMAEDFTAMLAWLAGLPQVRDALAHGLTERELIDAAGARLRPDLLWLGPEATVVLDFKTGREEPGHAAQVARYLALAGALPGRAGKPGRGVLVYLDKRLCRDVEAAS, translated from the coding sequence ATGCTGATCCAGGTCAAGGCCTCGGCCGGCTCGGGCAAGACCCACGCCCTGACCGAACGCTTCATCTCCCTGGCCCTGCGCTCGGGCAGCCGGCTGCCGCGCGCCTGCGCCGACAGCCTGGAGCACGGCTACGCCCTGCCCGAGATCCTGGCCGTGACCTTCACCAACAAGGCCGCCGCCGAAATGCGCGAGCGGGTGCTTTCGCGGCTCAAGACCATGGCCCTGGGGCTGGGCGGCGCCGACGCCGCCCAGCGCGGCAAGGCCCGCGACGAGCTCGAGGACCTGCTCGTCCATGCCGAGCGCCTCAACATCCGCACCATCGACAGCCTGCTGTTCCTTCTGGCCCGCATCTTCGCCCTGGAACTGGGGCTGCGCCCGGATTTCGAGCCGGCCTTCGACATGGACGACATCCTGTCCGACCTCTACGACCGGCTGGCGGCCCGCCTGCCCGAGGACCCGGCCCTGGCCAGGGGATTCGGCGAGGCGGCGGCGGCGCTTTTGCGCGAGGCGTCGGGCTTTTTTCCCCTGCGCCGCTTTCGCGAGCGCGCCCGGGCCGTGGCCGGGAAGCTGCTGGCCGAGCCCTTTGCCGGCGCGCCGGCCGAGGCCGAGGCCCTGCGCCTGGGCCTCGAGCGCCGCCTGGGCGCGCTGTCCCTGGCCGCCGGAGGGCTGCTCACCGCCCTGGACACGGCCGGGCTCAAGGCCGATTCCCGCTTCCTGACCTTCCTGCGCCGCTGCCGCGACGCCGACCAGGCCGACGCGCCGCCACGTTCCGCCTACGTGGCCAAGCCCGGCCTGGCCGATTGCCTGCTGAAGGCCAGCCGCGACGCCGTGCCCCCCGGCCTCGACGCCCTGTTTGCCGCCCTGCGCGCCGCCCACGGCCGGTGCGCCCGCGACCTGCCCGTGCTGCGCGCCGCCATGGCGGCCACCCCGTTCATCGCCCTGGCCGAGCGCTTCGCCGCGGATTTCCCGGCCTACCTGACGCAGATGCGGGTGCTGCCCCACGTCCTGTGGCCGCGCCTGGTGGCGGCGCGCCTTGCCGGCGACCAGGGCGTGCCCGACGCCTGGTGCCGGCTGGGGGCCGGGCTGGCCCACATGCTCATCGACGAATTCCAGGACACGGCCGGCGAGCAGTGGGGCGTGCTGCGGCTGCTGGCCGCCGAATGCCTGGCCCGGGGCGGCAGCCTGTACCTCGTCGGCGACGTCAAGCAGGCCATCTACGGCTGGCGCGGCGGCGACGCGGCCCTGTTCGACGCCGCCCCGGCCGATCCGGAACTGGCCCGCATGACCGACGACGTGGTCAAAACCACCCTGCCCATCAACTGGCGCAGCGCCCCGGAAGTGGTGGAGACCAACAACCGCTTCTTCGGCGCCCTGGCCGACCCGGACACGGCCGGGCGGGTGGCCGAGGCGCTGCTCGGCCCCGCCCTCGGCCCGGCCGCCCCCGAACTGGCCCGTTCGCTCGCCCGCGCCTTCGCCGACGCCGGCCAGCGCCTGCCGGCCGACAGGCCCCCCGTGCCGGGCCACGTGCGCGTCACCGCCCTGCCGGCCGACTCCATCGCCGCCTACGAGGAGGCGGCCCGCGAGGAACTGCTGCGCCTCCTGGCCGAGGAACTCGTCCCCCGCCACGGCCACGGCGGCGTGGCCGTGCTCACCCGCTCCAACACCCAGGCCACCCGGGTCGCCTCGTGGCTGGTCGGGGCCGGCCTGCCGGTGGTCACCGAAAACAGCCTGCGCCTGGCCGACCATCCGCTCATCCGCCAGCTCGCCGCCATGCTGGCCTTCCTGGATTATCCGCCGGACAACCTGTCCTTTTTCGCCTTCGTCTCCGGCCGGGAACTCTTCGGCGACCTCGCCGGCATTTCCCGCGAGGAACTGGCCGACTGGCTGGCCACCCTTCCCGGGCGGGGCTCGTTGTCCCTGGCCTTCGCCGCCCGCTTTCCCGACCCCTGGCAGCGGCTGGTGCGGCCGTTTTTGCGCCAGACGGGCCTGGCCGGCCCCTACGACCTGCTGCGCGAGATCGTCGCCGGCTACCGGCTTCTGGAACGCCGCCCGGGCGACGAGGCCTTCCTGCGCCGCTTCCTGGAGATCGCCCACCTGGCCGAGAGCCGGGGACACGGCTCCATTTCCGCCTTCCTCGATTTCTGGAACACGCTTGGCGACGACGAAAAGGTGCCCCAACCGGAAAACGTCGGCGCGGTGCGGATCATGACCATCCACAAGGCCAAGGGCTTGCAGTTTCCGGCCGTGGTCGTGCCCTTCCACCATTTTCCCGGCCGCTCGGGCGAGGCGCCGCTCGTGGCCGCGACCGTCGAGGAAGGCCAGGTGCTCGTGCCCGACCAGGCCGGGCTCGGCCCGGACCATGCCCGGCGGCGGGCCGGGGAACTGGCCGAGCAGGTCCATCTGCTCTACGTCGCCTGGACCCGGCCCGAGGCGGAGCTGCACGCCTTCGTACCCAGGCGGGGCAAGCTGCGCGAGGAGCGCTATCCCCTGGCCCGAGCCCTGGGCGTCCTTTTCGCGGCCTTCGGCCAAGACCCGGCCGACGGGGACCCCATCCGCGTCGGCGCGCCGGGGACCACCCCGGCGCCGCCCCCGGCCGCCTGCCCCGTGCCGGACGAAACGGACACCGCCGAGGCGCCGGCCGCGGCCCCGCCCGAGCCCCTGGCCGTGGGCGAGCCCATGGCCTGGCTGCCGCGCCTCAGAGTCTACCGCAACGTGGCCGACGACGTGCGGCGCAGCCTTTTTTCCGGCGAGAAGCGACGCGGCGAACTGGCCCACCTGGCCGCCGAGCTGTTCGTCAAAAAGGGCTTCGACCCGGCCGACCCCGGCCCGGCGGCGCGCGCCGCCGCCCTGTCCGCCCTGGGCAACGAACGCCTTGCCGCCGCGGCCCGCCGGGAGATGGCCGA